A stretch of Myceligenerans xiligouense DNA encodes these proteins:
- a CDS encoding nucleotide pyrophosphohydrolase, whose translation MVDDPVRQALREFTKERDWSQFHTPENLAKSITIEAAELLECFQWGQQADTQAVTEELADVLTYCLLLADRIGVDPGAIVLDKLEKTRAKYPVEKAHGSSVKYDRL comes from the coding sequence ATGGTCGACGACCCGGTGCGGCAGGCGTTGCGCGAGTTCACGAAGGAGAGGGACTGGTCTCAGTTCCATACCCCGGAGAACCTCGCGAAGAGCATCACGATCGAGGCGGCGGAACTGCTTGAGTGCTTCCAATGGGGGCAGCAGGCAGACACGCAGGCGGTCACCGAGGAGCTGGCAGATGTCCTCACCTATTGCCTTCTCCTGGCGGATCGGATCGGGGTCGACCCTGGAGCGATCGTGCTCGACAAGCTGGAGAAGACGCGCGCGAAGTATCCCGTGGAGAAGGCTCACGGGAGCAGCGTGAAGTATGACAGGCTTTGA
- a CDS encoding DUF2075 domain-containing protein, with amino-acid sequence MTGFEVVRRPYTDATGAELENTSLRFANWPVVYVLNDDLQVYVGETANAARRMREHRRNPAKARLDQLRIVLDDRFNKSVCLDLEAFLTRYFHGDGSLEVLNNINRLTTHDYFDRDTYRNLFKEIFEELRDHELFTRPIPEIEKSELFKYSPFKSLNRDQAAAIEEIVEGLFADIEARRMSSIVVEGAPGTGKTIVAVSLLKMLRDIGLSDAHSDVGESVDEDEPRLATAERRQVLKGYRFGLVVPQQSLRATLKHVFDKTHGLSGRMVLSPFDVGEAPEMYDLLVIDESHRLKLRAGLANGVQYDRYDAVSRDLFGSDATITPNQADWIRARSYHQVWLLDSEQSVLPSDIPMDVQLDIRDAAQKAGRYYELRTQMRMRVGFDYVRYVRDVLSDRPPSSPPETFAPYDVRLYDDFGAMVRAIRGKEAEHGLARLVAGYAWPWRSKKDKSLDDIEIDGLSFKWNQTDTRWIESGTSPDEVGSIHTVQGYDLNYAGVIIGPDLRFDPGADRIVFDRANYFDRKGKSSPRKLGIAYTDDDLLVFVRRIYAVLLTRGIRGTYIYVCDPALRERLRPYFPAASVVDDVPSGADDVGSLAPAWRAALADVPPAERELRDLLHALADLSALVPAPTVHGRTPDGTRCLLTWPLHRVAVVREHLAGGARTQVTAPGWTVVGPGSEAIREALAEAMSRSR; translated from the coding sequence ATGACAGGCTTTGAGGTCGTCCGGCGCCCGTACACGGATGCGACGGGAGCCGAGCTGGAGAACACCAGCCTGCGCTTTGCGAACTGGCCGGTCGTCTACGTCCTCAATGACGATCTTCAGGTCTATGTCGGTGAGACCGCGAACGCCGCCAGGCGGATGAGAGAGCATCGCCGCAACCCCGCGAAGGCGAGGCTCGACCAACTGCGGATCGTGCTCGACGACAGGTTCAACAAGTCGGTGTGCCTGGACCTGGAAGCCTTCCTGACCCGATACTTCCACGGCGATGGGAGCCTGGAGGTCCTGAACAACATCAACCGGCTCACCACCCACGACTACTTCGACCGTGACACGTATCGGAATCTCTTCAAGGAGATCTTCGAGGAGCTGCGTGATCACGAGCTGTTCACGCGCCCGATCCCAGAGATCGAGAAGTCCGAACTCTTCAAGTACTCGCCGTTCAAGTCGCTCAACCGCGATCAAGCTGCCGCCATCGAGGAGATCGTCGAGGGGCTGTTCGCCGATATCGAGGCGCGGCGGATGAGTTCGATCGTCGTCGAAGGGGCGCCGGGCACGGGCAAGACCATCGTCGCGGTCTCACTGCTGAAGATGTTGCGGGACATCGGCCTCAGCGACGCTCACAGCGACGTGGGCGAGTCGGTCGACGAAGATGAGCCCCGGCTCGCGACGGCCGAACGACGCCAGGTACTCAAGGGATACCGCTTCGGACTGGTCGTTCCCCAGCAGTCGCTGCGCGCGACCCTCAAGCACGTGTTCGACAAGACGCATGGCCTCAGCGGCCGCATGGTGCTCAGCCCGTTCGACGTCGGAGAGGCGCCGGAGATGTATGACCTGCTCGTCATCGACGAGTCGCACCGGCTGAAACTGCGTGCAGGCCTGGCTAACGGTGTTCAGTACGATCGCTACGACGCGGTCTCTCGCGACCTCTTCGGGAGCGACGCGACCATCACACCGAACCAGGCCGACTGGATCCGCGCGCGGAGCTACCACCAGGTCTGGCTGCTCGACAGCGAGCAGAGTGTCCTCCCCTCGGACATTCCCATGGATGTCCAGCTCGACATCAGGGATGCCGCGCAGAAGGCGGGGCGCTACTACGAGCTTCGGACGCAGATGCGGATGCGCGTCGGCTTCGACTACGTGCGGTATGTCCGCGATGTGCTCAGTGACCGGCCGCCATCCTCACCACCCGAGACATTCGCACCGTACGACGTGCGGCTGTACGACGACTTCGGTGCGATGGTCCGCGCTATCCGGGGCAAAGAGGCTGAGCACGGGCTCGCGCGACTCGTCGCGGGCTATGCCTGGCCTTGGCGCTCGAAGAAGGACAAGAGCCTTGACGACATCGAGATCGACGGCCTCTCGTTCAAGTGGAACCAGACCGACACCCGCTGGATCGAGTCGGGGACCTCGCCCGACGAGGTCGGCTCCATCCACACGGTGCAGGGATACGACCTCAACTACGCGGGCGTGATCATCGGCCCAGACCTCCGCTTCGATCCAGGGGCAGATCGGATCGTCTTCGACCGAGCGAACTACTTCGACCGCAAGGGGAAGAGCAGCCCTCGCAAGCTCGGCATCGCATACACCGACGACGATCTCCTGGTCTTCGTCCGGAGGATCTACGCCGTGCTCCTGACCCGTGGCATCCGCGGTACCTACATCTACGTCTGCGACCCTGCCCTCCGCGAGCGGCTGCGACCGTACTTCCCCGCTGCGTCCGTCGTTGATGACGTCCCGTCAGGAGCCGACGACGTCGGATCGCTCGCCCCCGCATGGCGGGCAGCGCTCGCCGACGTTCCGCCGGCGGAGCGCGAACTGCGCGATCTGCTCCACGCGCTTGCCGACCTGTCTGCACTGGTCCCCGCCCCGACCGTCCACGGGCGAACGCCTGATGGCACACGCTGCTTGCTCACCTGGCCACTGCACCGGGTTGCCGTCGTGCGGGAACACCTTGCCGGTGGGGCACGAACACAGGTCACGGCCCCCGGCTGGACGGTCGTCGGACCGGGTTCGGAAGCCATACGTGAGGCACTCGCGGAGGCGATGAGCCGTTCGCGCTGA
- a CDS encoding ATP-binding protein, giving the protein MSTDLAETLGTQETASLEFKDYANIRNRMNDLGKYVCAMANDLVGAGGGDILIGVKDDGTPADSVDTSDQTLLALTDLRDNGKILDRPSLTVEVATYREREVVRIRVQASATPPVRYDGRCWVRPGPSVREATRDDERVLSERRRSADGPFDTRAALGTTLDELDLEMFRSTYLPAMVAPEVIAENGRPVGLQLASLHLAQRSGDPVPTMLGLLVIGFDPSSRIPGAYVQFVRYQGTDLTAPIADERELRGNIVDVADQLSPLVRGHLRSRLVSDGGFREEQAPDYPIEALREICMNSLMHRNYETSNAPVRIVWFDDRVEVSNPGGPFGQVRSDNFDRVTDYRNPSLAAAMKALGYVNRFGRGIGRVRESLRRNGNPEPEFVVDDASWTVTVRRQV; this is encoded by the coding sequence GTGAGCACCGACCTCGCCGAGACCCTCGGCACCCAGGAGACCGCCTCGCTCGAGTTCAAGGACTACGCGAACATCCGCAACAGGATGAACGACCTCGGCAAGTACGTCTGCGCCATGGCCAACGACCTGGTCGGCGCCGGTGGCGGCGACATCCTCATCGGTGTCAAGGACGACGGGACGCCTGCCGACTCGGTCGACACGAGCGATCAGACGCTGCTCGCGCTCACGGACCTGCGGGACAACGGCAAGATCCTGGACCGCCCTTCGCTGACGGTGGAGGTGGCGACCTACCGAGAGCGGGAGGTCGTTCGGATCAGGGTCCAGGCATCTGCGACGCCACCGGTTCGCTACGACGGCCGGTGCTGGGTCCGGCCAGGCCCCAGTGTTCGCGAGGCGACGCGCGACGACGAACGAGTGCTGTCGGAGCGCCGCCGCTCGGCCGACGGCCCGTTCGACACCCGTGCCGCCCTCGGCACCACCCTCGACGAGCTCGACCTCGAGATGTTCCGGTCCACCTACCTTCCCGCGATGGTCGCCCCGGAGGTCATCGCGGAGAACGGTCGGCCCGTCGGACTCCAGCTCGCGTCGCTCCACCTCGCCCAGAGGTCGGGTGATCCCGTCCCGACGATGCTTGGACTGCTGGTCATCGGCTTCGACCCGAGCAGCAGAATCCCTGGCGCCTACGTGCAGTTCGTGCGCTACCAGGGAACCGATCTCACCGCTCCCATCGCTGACGAGCGCGAGCTCCGCGGCAACATCGTCGATGTTGCGGATCAACTGTCGCCACTGGTCCGAGGACACCTGCGCAGCCGCTTGGTCAGCGATGGAGGGTTCCGGGAGGAGCAGGCGCCGGACTATCCGATCGAGGCGCTGCGGGAGATCTGCATGAACTCCCTCATGCACCGGAACTACGAGACCTCGAACGCCCCCGTGCGGATCGTCTGGTTCGACGACCGCGTCGAGGTCAGCAACCCTGGTGGACCGTTCGGCCAGGTCAGGAGCGACAACTTCGACAGGGTGACGGACTACCGCAACCCGTCGCTGGCCGCCGCGATGAAGGCGCTCGGCTACGTGAACCGCTTCGGCCGGGGGATCGGCCGCGTACGGGAGTCGCTTCGCCGCAACGGCAATCCCGAACCGGAGTTCGTGGTGGACGACGCGTCATGGACCGTCACCGTTCGGAGGCAGGTATGA
- a CDS encoding ParA family protein — MTTTIALFNNKGGVGKTTLAYHLAHMFSRLGVTVLAADLDPQSNLTSMFLDESELEELWDEQSGLIAQGVASAASPGHSPRVTDVRTIADAVRPILEGLGDIEPIQPAQIDSGLWLLPGSIELSQFEDHLSRAWPQSFAGEPAAIRTTTAFYRTVTRASEYAGADVVIIDVGPNLGAINRAALLGADHVLVPLAADLFSLKGLSNLGPVLRRWRRDWQDVVAPRIPADIAAPRGIMEPLGYVIMQPEMRLDRPVKAYARWLERIPWVFSTAVLDADPSKERSHEIATMRNYRSLMPLAHDARKPMFDLRAADGALGSTQTYVKTCFQEFRSLAERVLSLAGVSVS, encoded by the coding sequence ATGACCACGACCATCGCACTGTTCAACAACAAGGGTGGCGTCGGCAAGACCACGCTCGCGTACCACTTGGCGCACATGTTCAGCCGGCTCGGCGTGACCGTTCTGGCGGCTGATCTCGACCCGCAGTCGAACCTGACATCGATGTTCCTCGACGAGTCCGAGCTGGAGGAACTCTGGGACGAGCAGTCCGGGCTGATCGCACAGGGGGTCGCGTCGGCGGCCTCGCCAGGGCACTCGCCGCGGGTCACTGACGTGCGAACCATCGCGGATGCGGTCCGCCCGATCCTGGAAGGGCTGGGGGACATCGAACCGATCCAGCCGGCACAGATCGACTCGGGGCTCTGGCTCCTTCCCGGCAGCATCGAACTGAGCCAGTTCGAGGACCACCTGTCGCGCGCGTGGCCCCAGTCGTTCGCCGGAGAGCCTGCCGCGATCAGGACGACGACGGCGTTCTACCGGACAGTGACCAGAGCAAGCGAGTACGCGGGTGCCGACGTCGTCATCATCGATGTGGGGCCCAACCTGGGTGCGATCAACCGCGCCGCACTTCTCGGTGCCGATCACGTTCTCGTGCCGCTTGCCGCTGACCTGTTCTCCCTCAAAGGTTTGTCGAACCTCGGGCCGGTGCTGCGTCGCTGGCGCCGGGACTGGCAGGACGTCGTGGCGCCACGGATCCCCGCAGATATCGCCGCTCCCCGGGGCATCATGGAGCCGCTGGGTTACGTCATCATGCAGCCCGAGATGAGGCTGGATCGTCCCGTCAAGGCCTATGCGCGATGGCTCGAGCGGATCCCGTGGGTGTTCAGCACCGCGGTGCTCGACGCGGATCCGTCGAAGGAGCGGTCGCACGAGATCGCCACCATGCGCAACTACCGGAGCCTGATGCCACTCGCGCACGACGCGAGGAAGCCGATGTTCGATCTCCGGGCCGCGGACGGCGCGTTGGGCAGCACGCAGACCTACGTCAAGACGTGCTTTCAAGAATTCAGGTCGCTGGCCGAGCGGGTCCTCTCGCTGGCGGGCGTGTCCGTGTCATGA
- a CDS encoding CHAT domain-containing protein: MRYPGLAPAGSGPPGSGWALAGSDVAAAERALRRPTTGAGAVRLAEVLRRRARLAEALRVLDAARAAGTDRPLLCLAEGNVRWNDGDLPRAVAAFRAADEAWAAVGDRDGRLAAQLGIARCERMTVGRRGGRAALDVAQRTAVDVGDVDLLADLRRERAAWALLAGEHDAALSLAQAAAETHRSTGDRYLAGLADILVARAWHAGGDEDRAIGLLHEARARGVEIGSYDLEQLSVIYLGNFLQRAAAPDSPRWHAAETMLREEIDRATDPITRAEMLLPLAHLHLAAGEFDRAQAELDEYLRLYTLVGGNRISTGNFYKARARLELARGGGSGAMRMVRRTPRLIAALRDTRRNLRRAALAYRDAGLEPGRRSIEWHLGVLDLMAAGKPPTSHVTAAGNRFDAALRRLVVGEALRASQRWADARTAYAAAEADAVACGSTVMAVAATACRAEVAVAAGDTGGALDAIRSMLRHTEAIRAAVAVGPARGNIGAVVRSHYERAAVLAARLGDADLVLELVERLRTERLAGLLRSGTQQLPEEVRDLLARIDDTNTALLNASAGVRPGRSAPEIEDLAALTPEALAARSESLYAELGRRTSELFAVAAGAVPVDWDAVATLRQDILALVTVPDGDGEVVITVWRSADGDGAVTVTEVDDTLASLRDTLVRPDSAGLLRRVDLMSSDLEPIRRLLPSAFTAAATRAATPIDLVIIPTAWLWAVPFAGVPLSEDGSVVLVEAADLVLAPSLRFFVEATTRTRPDTVGGLGAVSWRAPDAGISAPEIDALRHHAGTTVQLRRPEDVRETFVRGGSRYRTAVLAAHGNREPGLAQAVVDGNRPVLSASDYLDGDRFPPRFLSVASCHSGYPRGEDPHEPLGLALAALTAGVEQVVSSTFEMDAYEGPATDTLRQVYTELARDGDVPAVLCRILREGLRARSFAGEPLYRWAVLSVIGTHPWPSA; the protein is encoded by the coding sequence GTGAGGTACCCCGGCCTGGCGCCGGCGGGTTCCGGTCCGCCCGGGTCGGGTTGGGCCCTGGCAGGGTCCGACGTTGCCGCAGCGGAGCGCGCGCTGCGTCGTCCCACCACCGGAGCCGGGGCGGTCCGGTTGGCGGAGGTGCTCCGTCGTCGGGCACGGCTCGCCGAGGCGCTGCGGGTGCTCGACGCCGCCCGCGCCGCGGGCACCGATCGACCGCTGCTGTGTCTGGCGGAGGGCAACGTGCGGTGGAACGACGGCGACCTGCCACGCGCCGTCGCAGCTTTCCGCGCTGCCGACGAGGCATGGGCGGCGGTAGGTGACCGGGACGGGCGCCTCGCGGCGCAACTCGGCATCGCACGCTGCGAGCGGATGACGGTCGGGCGGCGCGGGGGGCGTGCTGCGCTCGACGTCGCGCAGCGCACCGCCGTCGACGTCGGCGACGTGGACCTGCTCGCGGACCTGCGGCGCGAACGGGCCGCCTGGGCTCTGCTCGCCGGAGAGCACGACGCCGCGCTCTCGCTCGCCCAGGCGGCGGCCGAGACCCACCGGAGCACCGGCGACCGGTACCTCGCGGGGCTGGCGGACATCCTCGTGGCCCGCGCCTGGCACGCGGGCGGCGACGAGGACCGTGCGATCGGGCTGCTGCACGAGGCCCGGGCGCGCGGCGTCGAGATCGGCTCCTACGACCTCGAACAGCTGAGCGTGATCTACCTCGGGAACTTCCTCCAGCGTGCGGCTGCGCCTGACAGTCCTCGCTGGCACGCCGCCGAGACGATGCTGCGCGAGGAGATCGACCGCGCCACGGATCCGATCACCCGGGCCGAGATGCTCCTGCCGCTCGCGCACCTGCACCTGGCGGCAGGGGAGTTCGACCGCGCACAGGCAGAGCTCGACGAGTACCTGCGGCTGTACACGCTGGTCGGGGGCAACCGCATCAGCACCGGCAACTTCTACAAGGCACGGGCGCGCCTCGAACTGGCGCGCGGGGGCGGTTCCGGCGCGATGCGCATGGTGCGGCGCACGCCCCGCCTGATCGCCGCCCTCCGCGATACCCGCCGGAATCTGCGCCGCGCCGCGCTCGCGTACCGCGACGCAGGTCTCGAACCGGGGCGGCGCAGCATCGAGTGGCACCTCGGCGTGCTCGACCTGATGGCCGCGGGAAAGCCTCCGACGTCGCACGTGACCGCCGCCGGCAATCGGTTCGACGCGGCCCTGCGGCGCCTTGTCGTGGGGGAGGCTCTCCGGGCGTCGCAGAGGTGGGCGGACGCGCGAACCGCCTACGCCGCGGCGGAGGCCGATGCCGTGGCCTGCGGATCGACGGTGATGGCCGTTGCCGCGACGGCGTGCCGGGCGGAGGTTGCCGTCGCCGCGGGAGACACCGGCGGCGCGCTCGACGCGATCCGATCGATGCTGCGCCATACGGAGGCGATCCGGGCTGCGGTCGCCGTGGGTCCGGCCCGCGGAAACATCGGTGCGGTCGTACGATCCCACTACGAGCGGGCTGCGGTGCTGGCCGCCCGGCTCGGCGATGCGGACCTCGTGCTCGAACTCGTCGAGCGCCTGCGCACCGAGCGGCTGGCCGGGCTGCTGCGCAGCGGCACCCAGCAGCTGCCGGAGGAGGTGCGAGACCTTCTCGCCCGGATCGACGACACGAACACGGCGTTGCTGAACGCGAGCGCCGGCGTCCGGCCCGGCCGGTCCGCTCCCGAGATCGAGGATCTGGCTGCGCTCACCCCCGAGGCGCTGGCCGCCCGGTCGGAGAGCCTCTACGCCGAGCTGGGACGGCGCACCTCTGAGCTGTTCGCCGTCGCCGCCGGGGCGGTGCCGGTGGACTGGGATGCGGTCGCCACGCTCCGGCAGGACATCCTCGCGCTGGTCACCGTGCCCGACGGCGACGGCGAGGTGGTCATCACGGTGTGGCGGTCGGCCGACGGCGACGGCGCGGTCACGGTCACCGAGGTGGACGACACCCTGGCCTCCTTGAGGGACACACTCGTCCGTCCGGATTCTGCGGGTCTGCTGCGCCGCGTGGACCTGATGAGCTCTGACCTGGAACCGATACGACGGCTGCTGCCGTCGGCGTTCACGGCGGCGGCGACGAGGGCGGCCACGCCGATCGACCTGGTCATCATCCCCACCGCGTGGCTGTGGGCGGTGCCGTTCGCGGGGGTGCCCCTCAGCGAGGACGGCTCCGTGGTGCTGGTCGAAGCGGCGGACCTGGTCCTCGCGCCCTCACTGCGGTTCTTCGTCGAGGCCACCACCCGGACGCGGCCCGACACGGTAGGCGGCCTGGGTGCGGTGTCCTGGAGAGCGCCGGACGCAGGGATCTCGGCGCCCGAGATCGACGCGCTGCGGCACCATGCCGGGACCACCGTGCAGCTGCGCCGGCCCGAAGACGTTCGGGAGACCTTCGTTCGCGGCGGCTCCCGCTACCGGACGGCTGTTCTGGCGGCGCACGGTAACAGGGAACCCGGCCTGGCCCAGGCTGTGGTCGACGGAAACAGGCCAGTGCTGTCCGCGTCCGACTATCTCGACGGCGACCGCTTCCCACCCCGCTTCCTGTCCGTCGCCTCCTGCCACAGCGGCTATCCGCGCGGCGAGGATCCCCACGAGCCGCTGGGTCTCGCGCTTGCCGCGCTCACCGCGGGCGTCGAGCAGGTGGTGTCGTCCACGTTCGAGATGGATGCCTACGAAGGACCGGCGACAGACACCCTCAGGCAGGTCTACACGGAGCTTGCGCGCGACGGCGACGTGCCGGCGGTGCTGTGCCGGATCCTCCGCGAAGGACTGCGCGCGAGGAGTTTCGCAGGGGAGCCGCTGTACCGGTGGGCGGTCCTGTCCGTCATCGGCACCCATCCGTGGCCCTCGGCGTGA
- a CDS encoding exonuclease domain-containing protein → MGGYAVVDVETTGLVPEAHDRVVEIAVVQVTPDGVVEDTWSTLVNPGRDLGRQDIHGIRAADVRHAPAFGDVAGQVARLLRGRTFVAHNAQFDRRFVWHEFARQGVDVPLIEPTTLCTMRTGSLLSPGAPRSLAGSCGHHGVELRNAHEAMSDALAAAGLLRVFLDRGSRRTVPGWDDVVELAETTPWPELPAGSAAPVARGVSTTRDTHLLARLATVRNRPITTRVKEGYLELVDRALLDRHISAREHDQLAAYCVEAGIGRAVAGTLHREYLAALACAARSDGVLTPDEQADLRAVAAMLHVPDDEADHLLLAARGTTTVAGGGTTTADGGAGRVVARRSHLAPGDHVVFTGAMREPRDVWERRARDAGLVPHPAVTKKVRLVVAADPDSLSTKARKAEAYGITVVSEDGFDRMIGML, encoded by the coding sequence TTGGGTGGGTACGCGGTCGTCGATGTCGAGACGACGGGGCTGGTTCCGGAGGCGCACGACCGGGTCGTCGAGATCGCCGTCGTGCAGGTGACGCCCGACGGCGTGGTCGAGGACACCTGGTCGACGCTCGTCAACCCCGGCCGCGACCTGGGCCGCCAGGACATCCACGGCATCAGGGCGGCCGACGTGCGGCACGCTCCGGCGTTCGGCGACGTCGCCGGGCAGGTGGCGCGGCTGCTGCGGGGCAGGACGTTCGTCGCGCACAACGCGCAGTTCGACCGCCGGTTCGTGTGGCACGAGTTCGCACGCCAGGGGGTGGACGTCCCGCTGATCGAGCCGACGACGCTCTGCACGATGCGTACGGGGTCGCTGCTCTCGCCGGGCGCGCCGCGGTCGCTCGCCGGGAGCTGCGGCCATCACGGGGTCGAGCTGCGGAACGCGCACGAGGCGATGTCCGACGCGCTCGCCGCCGCCGGGCTGCTGCGCGTGTTCCTGGACCGCGGGTCGCGCCGCACGGTGCCGGGATGGGACGACGTCGTCGAACTGGCGGAGACCACGCCGTGGCCCGAGCTGCCGGCCGGGTCCGCTGCGCCGGTCGCTCGCGGGGTGTCGACCACGCGGGACACCCACCTCCTCGCCCGGCTGGCGACGGTCCGGAACCGGCCGATCACCACCCGGGTGAAGGAGGGGTACCTGGAACTGGTGGACCGGGCACTCCTCGACCGGCACATCTCCGCCCGTGAGCACGACCAGCTCGCGGCGTACTGCGTCGAGGCCGGGATCGGGCGGGCGGTGGCGGGCACGCTGCACCGGGAGTACCTCGCGGCCCTGGCCTGCGCGGCCCGTTCCGACGGTGTCCTGACTCCCGACGAGCAGGCCGACCTCCGCGCCGTCGCCGCGATGCTCCACGTGCCCGACGACGAGGCGGACCACCTCCTGCTCGCGGCGCGCGGGACGACGACGGTTGCCGGTGGCGGGACGACGACGGCTGACGGCGGGGCGGGCCGCGTCGTGGCACGGCGCTCGCATCTCGCCCCGGGCGACCACGTCGTGTTCACCGGCGCGATGCGTGAGCCGCGCGACGTCTGGGAGCGGCGTGCCCGCGACGCCGGGCTGGTGCCGCACCCGGCCGTGACCAAGAAGGTGCGCCTGGTCGTCGCGGCCGATCCGGACTCGCTCTCGACCAAGGCCCGCAAGGCGGAGGCTTACGGCATCACCGTGGTGAGCGAGGACGGGTTCGACCGGATGATCGGCATGCTGTAG
- a CDS encoding anti-sigma factor, with the protein MDDDALALYALGEDVLEPEQRLHLQDCAQCARTVAGLARVVNGARADEREAALVPPRPEVWTRIHSELGLTTPPDALQPDDAPVRRIGGDATETPAGADRDGGTTGGRRSFWMPALVAAGTALVLGIAGGVLWERRDLQPAEATVASAALSPVRADSPGETGQAVVQQTGDGRQQLVVSIDSPAPGDGYREVWLLTSDASGLISLGVLQGGEGRFTIPDGLDLTDFAVVDVSEEPFDGDPAHSGDSLVRGTLGT; encoded by the coding sequence GTGGATGACGACGCGCTCGCGCTCTACGCCCTGGGCGAGGACGTGCTCGAACCAGAACAGCGCCTTCACCTCCAGGACTGCGCCCAGTGCGCCCGTACGGTCGCCGGACTCGCCCGGGTGGTGAACGGCGCACGGGCGGACGAGCGCGAGGCCGCCCTGGTACCGCCGCGCCCCGAGGTCTGGACACGGATCCACAGCGAGCTCGGCCTCACCACCCCGCCGGACGCTCTCCAGCCGGACGACGCACCCGTAAGGCGGATCGGCGGAGACGCCACCGAGACTCCGGCAGGGGCAGACCGTGACGGTGGGACGACGGGGGGCAGGCGGAGCTTCTGGATGCCGGCACTGGTCGCCGCCGGCACCGCACTCGTTCTGGGAATCGCCGGCGGAGTCCTCTGGGAACGGCGCGACCTCCAGCCGGCGGAGGCCACCGTCGCGAGTGCGGCGCTGTCCCCCGTGCGGGCGGACTCGCCGGGCGAGACCGGGCAGGCCGTCGTGCAACAGACAGGAGACGGCCGCCAGCAACTGGTCGTCTCGATCGACTCGCCGGCGCCGGGGGACGGCTACCGCGAGGTCTGGCTGCTCACCTCGGACGCGAGCGGCCTGATCAGTCTCGGAGTGCTGCAGGGCGGTGAGGGCCGTTTCACCATTCCCGACGGGCTGGACCTGACGGACTTCGCCGTCGTGGACGTGTCCGAGGAGCCGTTCGACGGGGACCCGGCACACTCCGGGGATTCCCTGGTGCGTGGCACTCTCGGCACGTGA
- a CDS encoding RNA polymerase sigma factor has protein sequence MNADDAELDDAGSDVLRLGRRFAEGDETALSEAYDRWSALVHTMAWRSLGSRTDAEDVTQQVFIAAWRGRDRYDPGRARLPAWLVGITRHAIADAHQARTRVLRSIDAATDVRTTPEAESAVERVADRVTIEDELRRLGDPARTILRLAFFRDLTHVQIAEKLDLPLGTVKSHVRRSLTRLRDRLEVDGATRG, from the coding sequence CTGAACGCCGACGACGCCGAACTCGACGACGCAGGGTCGGACGTGCTCCGTCTCGGCCGGCGCTTCGCCGAGGGAGACGAGACGGCGTTGTCCGAGGCATACGACCGCTGGTCCGCTCTGGTCCACACCATGGCATGGCGGTCCCTGGGCTCCCGCACCGACGCCGAGGACGTGACCCAGCAGGTCTTCATCGCGGCCTGGCGGGGCCGCGACCGCTATGATCCGGGCCGGGCCAGGCTGCCTGCGTGGCTGGTCGGGATCACCCGCCACGCGATCGCGGACGCGCACCAGGCACGGACGCGGGTTCTCCGCTCGATCGACGCGGCGACCGACGTCCGCACCACCCCGGAGGCCGAATCGGCGGTGGAACGCGTGGCCGACCGGGTGACGATCGAGGACGAGCTGCGTCGGCTCGGAGACCCTGCCCGGACCATTCTCCGGCTGGCCTTCTTCCGGGATCTCACCCACGTGCAGATCGCGGAAAAGCTCGACCTGCCGCTCGGTACGGTCAAGAGCCATGTCCGACGCAGCCTGACCAGGTTGCGCGACCGATTGGAGGTGGATGGTGCCACACGTGGATGA
- a CDS encoding class F sortase has protein sequence MSTAEGAVHDDAERDRRAPGVGSPQDVPVRPAQDAPAPAPPAPVQVRVSELDIDVPVRPEGVDEQGRMALPESAEEAAWYRFGSAPASRSGTTIVAAHVDDENSVGPFARLVRAEVGTEVEVRTGAGRTHNYTVTQVRADTKSEGSLDDLFDRSGRPRLVLVTCGGEWDAEARSYTDNIVVTAEPAG, from the coding sequence GTGTCCACCGCGGAGGGTGCGGTCCACGACGACGCCGAGCGAGACCGGCGGGCCCCGGGGGTGGGGTCGCCACAGGACGTCCCCGTCCGGCCGGCCCAGGACGCACCCGCGCCCGCACCCCCCGCACCCGTCCAGGTGAGGGTGTCCGAACTGGACATCGACGTACCCGTGCGACCCGAGGGGGTGGACGAGCAAGGTCGTATGGCGCTACCCGAGTCGGCGGAAGAAGCCGCCTGGTACCGATTCGGCTCGGCACCGGCGAGCCGTTCCGGAACGACCATCGTCGCCGCTCACGTCGACGACGAGAACAGCGTAGGCCCGTTCGCACGGCTCGTTCGGGCCGAGGTCGGCACGGAGGTGGAGGTCCGCACGGGAGCGGGCAGGACCCACAACTACACAGTGACGCAGGTGCGCGCGGACACGAAGTCCGAGGGTTCGCTGGACGACCTGTTCGACCGGTCCGGACGTCCCCGTCTCGTGCTCGTGACCTGCGGCGGCGAGTGGGATGCCGAGGCCCGCTCGTACACGGACAACATCGTGGTGACCGCGGAGCCCGCCGGGTGA